One genomic region from Spirulina subsalsa PCC 9445 encodes:
- a CDS encoding alpha/beta fold hydrolase: protein MPSPDFILYLQHGWADTSDAMQQFGETLAPHHLVIAPNLGWLKTWLRLEPLIAQVESQVTTTLEQYPTTPLRVIGHSMGGIIWLELLNRHPGWCSHLHSLILLASPIGGADAARIIDPLGLGIGIARDLGINRRALAEKIAQQIPTLVIAGDIDQGSDGTILVASTQFDHSQFICVELPHPQLNAHPDLIPLIQTFWQNPVISPPPPPSLARTLIQHLRQVEGITDAHPRNFARSQKIADLGDGLELRGWKNVVGVNHVFLGDKQGQCLYGGFVGWKDALGLDQCIEGIVREFGSLEF, encoded by the coding sequence ATGCCTTCCCCCGACTTCATCCTCTACCTCCAACACGGTTGGGCTGACACCAGCGACGCGATGCAGCAATTCGGCGAAACCCTCGCCCCCCATCATCTCGTCATCGCCCCTAATCTAGGCTGGCTGAAAACCTGGCTCCGTCTTGAACCCTTAATTGCCCAAGTGGAAAGCCAAGTCACCACCACCCTAGAACAATATCCCACCACCCCCCTCCGCGTGATTGGTCACTCTATGGGGGGGATTATTTGGTTAGAACTGCTTAACCGTCATCCAGGATGGTGTTCTCACCTTCACTCCTTGATTCTGCTGGCCTCCCCCATTGGGGGCGCTGATGCTGCCCGGATTATTGACCCCTTGGGATTAGGGATTGGCATTGCCAGAGACTTAGGCATCAATCGGCGCGCTTTAGCCGAAAAAATCGCCCAACAAATCCCCACCCTAGTCATTGCCGGGGATATTGACCAAGGCAGCGACGGCACCATCCTAGTGGCCTCCACCCAATTTGACCACAGTCAATTTATCTGTGTCGAACTTCCCCACCCCCAACTGAACGCCCACCCCGACTTAATCCCCCTCATCCAAACCTTTTGGCAAAACCCGGTTATTTCTCCCCCCCCTCCCCCCAGTTTAGCCCGTACCCTCATCCAACACCTGCGGCAAGTGGAGGGCATCACCGACGCACACCCGCGAAATTTTGCCCGTTCTCAAAAAATAGCTGATTTGGGAGACGGGTTAGAGTTAAGGGGATGGAAAAATGTTGTGGGGGTGAATCATGTTTTTTTAGGGGATAAACAAGGGCAATGTCTTTATGGGGGGTTTGTAGGGTGGAAAGATGCCTTGGGTTTAGACCAGTGTATTGAGGGGATAGTGCGGGAGTTTGGTTCCTTGGAGTTTTAA
- the cimA gene encoding citramalate synthase, whose product MSSNQLWIYDTTLRDGAQREGIALSIEDKLKIARKLDKMGVPFIEGGWPGANPKDVQFFWRLKETPLDYSEVVAFCSTRRPNRVASEDSLLQAILTAGTHWVAIFGKSWDLHVTEGLHTTLEENLAMIGDTLEYLRRQGRRVIYDAEHWFDGYKANRDYALQTLRTALEAGAEWLVLCDTNGGALPHEVTQIIEEVREALPQLQGRGENAPQLGIHTHNDGGTAVANAIAAVMAGAKMVQGTINGYGERCGNANLCTLIPNLQLKLGYDCVTPEQLARLTLTSRAVSEIVNLAPDDHAPFVGRSAFAHKGGIHVSAVAKNPLTYEHITPEVIGNRRRIVISDQSGLSNVLAKARSFGIDLEQDDQTCRQILAELKVLEKEGYQFEAAEASFELLMRSAIAQRPHRFHLKGFQVHCNASDVIESNALATIKVSVNGEDLLEVAEGNGPVSALDQALRKALVKFYPEIAEFYLTDYKVRILDSNSGTSAKTRVLVESSNGEQRWTTVGVSTNIIDASYQAVVEGIEYGLLLRSPLKTPVL is encoded by the coding sequence ATGAGCAGTAATCAGCTTTGGATTTACGACACCACCTTACGGGATGGCGCACAACGGGAAGGGATTGCCCTGTCCATTGAGGATAAATTGAAGATTGCCCGCAAACTGGATAAAATGGGGGTTCCCTTTATTGAGGGGGGATGGCCGGGGGCAAATCCCAAGGATGTCCAGTTTTTCTGGCGCTTGAAAGAAACCCCCCTAGACTATTCGGAAGTGGTGGCTTTTTGTTCCACTCGTCGCCCCAATCGAGTCGCGTCTGAGGATTCCCTACTGCAAGCGATTTTAACGGCCGGGACTCATTGGGTGGCGATTTTCGGGAAATCTTGGGATCTCCATGTCACGGAAGGGCTACACACGACGCTAGAAGAGAATCTAGCCATGATTGGTGACACTTTGGAGTATTTGCGCCGTCAGGGGCGACGGGTGATTTATGATGCCGAACACTGGTTTGATGGGTATAAGGCGAATCGGGATTATGCCCTGCAAACTCTGCGGACGGCCTTGGAAGCGGGGGCGGAATGGTTGGTGCTATGTGATACCAATGGGGGGGCGTTACCCCATGAGGTGACACAAATTATTGAGGAGGTGCGGGAAGCTTTGCCCCAGTTACAGGGGAGGGGGGAAAATGCGCCCCAGTTGGGGATTCACACCCATAATGATGGGGGGACGGCCGTAGCCAATGCGATCGCCGCCGTGATGGCCGGAGCGAAAATGGTACAAGGCACCATCAACGGGTATGGGGAACGTTGCGGCAATGCCAACCTCTGCACCCTCATTCCCAATCTCCAGTTAAAACTAGGCTATGATTGCGTTACCCCAGAACAATTAGCCCGCCTCACCCTCACCAGTCGCGCTGTGAGCGAAATTGTCAACCTGGCCCCGGATGATCATGCCCCTTTCGTCGGACGTTCGGCCTTTGCTCACAAAGGAGGGATTCACGTCTCAGCCGTGGCGAAAAACCCCCTCACCTATGAACATATCACCCCGGAAGTCATTGGCAACCGTCGCCGCATTGTGATTTCCGATCAATCGGGTTTAAGTAATGTGTTAGCTAAAGCGCGCAGTTTTGGCATTGATTTAGAACAGGATGACCAAACCTGCCGCCAGATTTTAGCGGAACTGAAGGTATTAGAAAAAGAAGGCTACCAATTTGAAGCGGCCGAGGCCAGTTTTGAACTGTTGATGCGTTCTGCCATTGCGCAACGCCCCCACCGTTTCCACCTCAAAGGGTTTCAAGTTCATTGTAATGCCTCCGATGTAATAGAAAGTAATGCCCTCGCCACAATTAAAGTCAGTGTCAATGGGGAGGATTTATTAGAAGTGGCAGAAGGGAATGGCCCCGTTTCGGCGTTAGACCAAGCCCTACGCAAAGCCCTAGTCAAGTTTTACCCAGAAATTGCGGAGTTCTACCTCACAGACTACAAAGTACGGATTCTGGACAGTAATTCCGGCACATCGGCGAAAACCCGGGTTTTGGTGGAGTCTAGCAACGGAGAACAACGTTGGACGACGGTGGGGGTGTCTACCAATATCATTGACGCTTCCTATCAAGCGGTGGTCGAAGGAATCGAATATGGGTTATTGTTGCGATCGCCCCTGAAAACCCCCGTCCTCTAA
- a CDS encoding 2Fe-2S iron-sulfur cluster-binding protein, translating to MPTVSAQGKTFTCETGANLRKVLLNNGVDLYNEGAKVINCLGFGSCGTCAVEVQGEVSEPKGKEKFRLSLPPHSSKSNLRLACQTQVLGDVTVTKHQGFWGQKAETKWEG from the coding sequence ATGCCTACTGTATCTGCTCAGGGAAAAACCTTTACCTGTGAAACCGGAGCCAATCTCCGCAAAGTTTTGTTAAACAATGGCGTTGATTTGTACAATGAGGGTGCAAAAGTCATTAACTGTTTAGGATTTGGCAGTTGTGGAACTTGTGCGGTAGAAGTACAAGGGGAAGTCTCCGAACCAAAAGGAAAGGAAAAGTTCCGCCTTTCTTTACCTCCCCATAGTAGCAAAAGTAACTTGCGTTTAGCTTGTCAAACTCAGGTTCTAGGTGATGTTACGGTAACAAAACATCAGGGATTTTGGGGACAAAAAGCAGAGACAAAATGGGAAGGTTAG
- a CDS encoding KGK domain-containing protein, which yields MPRKYYTMGSTDIITRIESTVDNNGYSLPFFDLECQAGVNHTSRAEEISKAITKRLLSFISPDTPEDKILLENVGLECEVLMVSNPAPGWQKGKVRAKVVLEFCPNEPDAAPPQRQQQPESVLDDLRNYRGN from the coding sequence ATGCCAAGAAAATACTACACAATGGGTTCTACAGATATTATCACTAGAATTGAATCCACGGTTGATAACAATGGGTATTCTCTACCTTTTTTCGATCTTGAATGTCAAGCTGGGGTGAATCATACATCACGGGCTGAGGAAATTAGTAAGGCAATTACAAAGCGTCTCTTGTCATTTATCTCCCCTGATACACCAGAAGACAAAATTTTATTAGAAAACGTGGGATTAGAGTGTGAAGTGTTAATGGTTAGTAATCCTGCCCCCGGTTGGCAAAAGGGAAAAGTTCGCGCCAAAGTCGTGTTAGAATTTTGTCCAAATGAACCAGATGCAGCCCCTCCTCAAAGGCAACAACAGCCTGAATCTGTTTTAGATGATTTGCGTAATTATCGCGGAAACTAA
- a CDS encoding DUF790 family protein, translating to MLPSDLLSYRLRGEAIIPKRLTLDDATIAIANEQIECFQNCLGKTQGELDKQLHDLEGDSPNYRTKRGLAHLLKNSFSTFEIVSPLEPQLLRQRVFTEAAKTPPLPHQRNNTLQSLCSTLSQELNREVLPSDILQGLYADLQENRILTQFEAPAPTTLIHRYNLSQVQGIFYRASQVILNAHRNVPGEYKLLFRYLKLFQLMFYIEGDVDHGFTITLDGPTSLFKSSTRYGLAFAKMIPALLHVTKWSLKATLEQKDQYTGATKKGYFSLDDQCDLVSHYSRGKTYDSLLEEAFAKRWEKTKTDWILEREVNLIPIPGSVMIPDFRLVHPDGRDYILEIIGFWRPDYLRKKFYQVHHADVDNLILAISERLNLEKSGIKASEVPARVIWFKEKLDPKVVLGIIES from the coding sequence ATGTTACCCAGTGATTTACTCAGTTATCGCCTACGCGGTGAAGCCATTATTCCCAAGCGTTTAACCCTAGATGATGCAACAATTGCGATCGCTAATGAACAAATTGAATGTTTTCAAAACTGCCTCGGAAAAACCCAAGGGGAATTAGACAAACAACTCCATGATTTAGAAGGAGACAGTCCTAATTATCGCACTAAACGCGGTCTAGCTCATCTACTTAAGAATAGTTTTAGTACCTTTGAAATCGTCAGTCCTCTAGAACCCCAATTACTCAGGCAGCGCGTCTTTACCGAAGCCGCAAAAACTCCCCCACTTCCTCATCAACGTAACAATACCTTACAAAGTCTCTGTTCTACTCTCAGCCAAGAACTAAACCGAGAAGTTCTCCCCAGTGATATTTTACAAGGCCTTTATGCAGACTTACAAGAAAACCGTATTTTAACCCAATTTGAAGCCCCCGCCCCCACCACCCTCATCCATCGTTACAACCTCTCACAAGTTCAAGGTATTTTTTATCGTGCCAGTCAAGTTATCTTAAACGCTCATCGCAACGTTCCGGGAGAATATAAGTTATTGTTTCGTTATTTAAAACTCTTCCAACTGATGTTTTATATTGAGGGAGACGTTGATCATGGCTTTACCATTACCCTAGACGGCCCTACCAGTTTATTTAAATCTAGTACCCGCTACGGATTAGCCTTTGCTAAAATGATCCCCGCCCTTCTTCATGTCACGAAATGGAGTTTAAAAGCCACCTTAGAGCAGAAAGATCAATATACCGGAGCAACCAAAAAGGGCTATTTTAGTTTAGATGATCAATGTGATTTAGTGAGTCATTATTCTAGGGGAAAAACCTATGATAGTCTGTTAGAGGAAGCCTTTGCGAAACGGTGGGAAAAGACAAAAACAGACTGGATTTTAGAGCGAGAAGTTAATCTAATCCCGATTCCCGGAAGTGTAATGATTCCTGATTTTCGTCTCGTTCATCCTGACGGGCGAGATTATATTTTAGAAATTATTGGCTTTTGGCGGCCGGATTATTTACGCAAAAAGTTCTATCAAGTCCATCATGCCGATGTGGATAATTTAATTTTAGCTATTTCTGAGCGTTTAAATTTAGAAAAGTCAGGGATTAAAGCTAGTGAAGTTCCCGCTAGGGTGATTTGGTTTAAGGAAAAATTAGATCCCAAAGTCGTTTTAGGAATCATTGAATCCTGA
- a CDS encoding tetratricopeptide repeat protein: MTSTIFRPLESRPDSYKALYQQGEALRDRRRYEEALVYYDKAIACNPEDFWAWYRRGTVLEELEQYTEAVESYQISVELDEKAYWAWYSLGCISLDELAEYENAIAYFGKAIEIQPDDYWSHYRQGEAWRRWGNPEQAIACFDRALKLRPGDYWASYRRGDAFRQGGELEKALWSYEQAVQAKPRDYWALYQCAKMFKHLGNFSAAINSYEQALKVRPDEDAAWYELAICYGMVDDLRGTVRALDEAIYLYPSKYQELARTEIIFKRFNDERDFQCLFDYWDDVSCEENNPDNEALDPEANQELTTSTSSELLGDLDREVPTESELVAEDVVAESADSVPNVADVQAELSLDTEVEPPASVGAEKDSKLDVLTVSQSSESVGDSVESDGEEK; the protein is encoded by the coding sequence ATGACTAGCACAATCTTTAGGCCGTTGGAAAGCAGACCGGATAGTTATAAAGCTTTGTATCAGCAAGGTGAAGCGTTGCGAGATCGGCGGCGCTATGAGGAGGCTTTAGTTTATTATGATAAGGCGATCGCCTGCAACCCCGAGGACTTTTGGGCATGGTATCGCCGAGGCACGGTATTAGAAGAATTAGAGCAGTATACAGAGGCTGTAGAAAGCTATCAGATTTCAGTAGAGTTAGACGAAAAGGCTTACTGGGCTTGGTATAGTTTGGGCTGTATTAGCTTGGATGAGTTGGCGGAATATGAAAATGCGATCGCCTATTTCGGGAAAGCAATTGAAATTCAGCCCGATGATTATTGGAGCCATTACCGTCAAGGGGAAGCTTGGCGACGTTGGGGGAATCCGGAGCAGGCGATCGCTTGTTTTGATCGAGCGCTAAAATTACGTCCGGGAGACTATTGGGCTTCCTACCGTCGGGGGGATGCCTTCCGCCAAGGGGGGGAACTCGAAAAAGCCCTCTGGAGTTACGAACAAGCGGTACAAGCCAAGCCTCGGGACTATTGGGCATTATATCAATGTGCCAAAATGTTCAAACATTTAGGCAATTTTTCCGCCGCGATTAACAGTTATGAACAAGCCCTCAAGGTGCGCCCGGATGAGGATGCAGCTTGGTATGAGTTAGCTATTTGTTATGGCATGGTGGATGATTTACGGGGAACAGTTCGTGCGTTAGATGAGGCGATTTATCTTTATCCCAGTAAGTATCAAGAATTAGCCCGCACAGAAATTATTTTTAAACGCTTTAATGATGAGCGAGATTTTCAGTGTTTGTTTGATTATTGGGATGATGTTTCCTGTGAGGAAAATAATCCTGACAATGAGGCGTTAGATCCAGAAGCAAATCAGGAGTTAACGACAAGTACATCTTCCGAATTGTTAGGGGATTTGGATCGGGAAGTGCCAACAGAATCGGAGTTAGTGGCGGAGGACGTTGTAGCCGAAAGTGCTGATTCTGTGCCGAATGTGGCAGATGTTCAGGCTGAATTATCTCTAGATACTGAAGTAGAACCACCTGCTTCTGTAGGAGCAGAGAAGGATAGTAAACTGGATGTGCTAACGGTGAGTCAGTCTTCAGAATCTGTGGGAGATTCTGTTGAAAGTGACGGGGAAGAAAAGTAG
- the rpmI gene encoding 50S ribosomal protein L35, giving the protein MPKLKTRRAAAKRFRATGSGKIRRRKAGKNHLLQHKSSEQKYRRLSQLSLVSESDEPNVRLMLPYM; this is encoded by the coding sequence ATGCCTAAACTAAAAACCCGTAGAGCGGCAGCCAAGCGGTTTAGAGCGACTGGAAGCGGCAAAATTCGCCGTCGCAAGGCGGGGAAAAACCACTTACTGCAACATAAAAGCTCTGAACAAAAATATCGCCGCTTGTCCCAATTGTCTTTAGTCAGCGAGTCAGATGAGCCGAATGTGCGTCTGATGTTGCCCTATATGTAA
- the rplT gene encoding 50S ribosomal protein L20: protein MTRVVRGNVARKRRKKILKLAKGFRGSHSKLFRTANQQVMKALRNAYRDRRKRKRDFRRLWIVRINAAARQHGISYSQLTNKLKQANIQLNRKMLAQLAVLDPEAFTKVVELATK from the coding sequence ATGACAAGAGTAGTAAGGGGCAATGTTGCCCGGAAACGTCGTAAAAAAATCCTCAAACTCGCCAAAGGGTTTAGAGGTTCTCATTCTAAACTGTTCCGCACCGCGAACCAACAGGTGATGAAGGCTTTGCGGAATGCTTATCGCGATCGCCGCAAACGGAAACGCGATTTTCGTCGTCTGTGGATTGTACGCATTAATGCGGCGGCTAGACAACATGGTATTAGCTACAGCCAACTGACGAACAAGCTAAAACAAGCTAACATTCAACTCAATCGTAAGATGTTGGCTCAGTTAGCCGTTTTAGATCCCGAAGCTTTTACTAAAGTGGTGGAATTGGCGACGAAATAA
- a CDS encoding heme o synthase yields the protein MIGTSYSPRHENFLDVLKSYYQLTKPRIIPLLLITTAAAMWIASEGEVDPFLLFITLLGGTLAAASAQTLNCIYDQDIDYEMVRTRKRPIPSGRVQPRHAFIFAIALGVLSFSLFALFVNLLSGFLALSGIAFYMVIYTHFLKRHSTQNIVIGGAAGSIPPLVGWTAVTGELAWPAWLLFGLIFLWTPPHFWALALMIRDDYAQVNVPMLPVIVGEEKTVQQIGLYTLLVVPCSFLLIYPLGVSGVVYGTIAALLGVIFIRKAWQLYQAPTDKELAKSMFKYSILYMMLLCTGMVVDSLPVTHQAIAFLTHGGLS from the coding sequence ATGATTGGGACCAGTTACTCGCCCAGACACGAGAATTTCTTAGACGTTCTCAAAAGTTACTACCAATTAACGAAACCTCGGATTATCCCCTTGCTGCTGATTACCACAGCGGCCGCGATGTGGATTGCCTCCGAGGGAGAAGTGGATCCGTTTCTCCTCTTCATCACCTTGTTAGGGGGAACACTAGCGGCGGCTTCAGCCCAGACCCTCAACTGCATTTATGATCAAGATATTGACTACGAAATGGTGCGGACGCGGAAACGCCCCATCCCTTCTGGTCGTGTTCAGCCCCGCCATGCCTTCATTTTTGCGATCGCCCTAGGAGTCCTCTCTTTTAGCCTCTTTGCCCTCTTCGTCAATCTTTTGAGTGGATTCCTCGCCCTGTCCGGCATCGCCTTTTATATGGTCATCTACACCCATTTCCTGAAACGGCATAGCACCCAAAACATCGTCATTGGTGGGGCGGCCGGGTCTATTCCCCCCCTCGTAGGCTGGACAGCCGTCACCGGGGAACTGGCTTGGCCCGCTTGGCTGCTGTTTGGCCTGATCTTCCTCTGGACTCCCCCCCACTTCTGGGCTTTAGCCCTCATGATTCGCGATGATTACGCCCAGGTCAATGTTCCCATGTTGCCCGTGATTGTGGGGGAAGAAAAAACCGTTCAACAGATTGGTTTATATACCCTGTTGGTGGTTCCTTGTAGCTTCTTGTTGATTTATCCCTTGGGGGTGTCTGGTGTCGTTTACGGCACGATTGCCGCCCTTTTGGGGGTGATCTTTATCCGCAAAGCTTGGCAACTCTATCAAGCGCCGACAGATAAAGAATTAGCCAAGTCCATGTTTAAATATTCCATCTTGTACATGATGCTACTTTGTACTGGGATGGTAGTGGATAGCTTACCTGTTACCCATCAGGCGATCGCCTTTTTAACTCACGGTGGCTTGAGTTAG
- a CDS encoding COX15/CtaA family protein gives MTESVLPPQNSPTTSPEVAQPQDQIRRLLWKMAIATFLLMAVGSATRVMNAGLACPDWPLCYGQWIPAQQMNLQVFLEWFHRLDAALIGLSAIALLGLSLWWRQRLPRWVPWASTLALALILVQGLLGGLTVTQLLRFDIVTAHLGTALLFFSTLLVMGCFLLPQQRTGVGKNLPWVSGLAALLIYLQSLLGGLVGSRWALHQCLAGSQLCAVMYSHLVGVIPATIATLTLVILAWRTPALPRGLRTLAQITGALLLLQILLGVGTYYLHLQIEPLTISHQAIGAALLGSLVCFTVLGIRNRQIPQQETTSNC, from the coding sequence ATGACAGAATCGGTTTTACCCCCCCAAAATTCGCCTACAACTTCCCCAGAGGTGGCACAACCTCAAGATCAGATTCGCCGTTTACTGTGGAAAATGGCGATCGCAACCTTTCTCTTAATGGCCGTGGGGAGTGCTACCCGCGTGATGAATGCGGGATTAGCTTGTCCCGATTGGCCCCTCTGTTATGGCCAATGGATACCCGCCCAACAGATGAATCTACAAGTTTTTCTAGAGTGGTTTCATCGCCTAGACGCGGCCTTAATTGGTTTAAGTGCGATCGCCCTGTTGGGACTCTCCCTCTGGTGGCGGCAGCGTCTCCCCCGTTGGGTGCCTTGGGCTTCCACCCTAGCCCTCGCCCTCATCCTCGTGCAAGGGTTACTGGGCGGCCTCACCGTTACCCAACTCCTCCGCTTTGACATCGTAACCGCCCACCTCGGAACCGCCCTCCTCTTCTTCTCCACCCTCTTAGTGATGGGCTGTTTCCTCCTCCCCCAACAAAGAACCGGAGTCGGGAAAAACCTACCCTGGGTTAGTGGTTTAGCCGCCCTGTTGATTTACTTACAAAGTCTTCTCGGCGGTTTAGTTGGGTCCCGGTGGGCTTTGCACCAATGTCTAGCCGGTTCCCAACTCTGTGCAGTGATGTATAGCCACCTGGTGGGAGTCATTCCCGCCACCATTGCCACCCTAACCCTAGTGATTCTGGCCTGGCGCACCCCTGCCCTCCCTCGCGGTTTACGGACTCTAGCCCAAATCACCGGGGCCTTACTCCTCTTACAAATTCTCTTAGGAGTTGGCACCTACTACCTCCACCTGCAAATTGAACCCCTCACCATCTCCCACCAAGCCATCGGGGCCGCCCTACTGGGTAGTCTCGTTTGCTTCACCGTCTTAGGGATTCGCAATCGTCAAATCCCACAACAGGAAACAACCAGTAATTGTTGA
- a CDS encoding cytochrome c oxidase subunit 3, with the protein MTTIIDASKNGGKPVAHSESHGEHEDYRLLGLLIFLASESLMFGGLFASYLIYRASTTTWPPEGTEVELLLPAINTIILISSSFVIHQGDSAIKKNNVGGMRFWYVATALMGIIFLGGQVYEYLNLGYGLSTNVFSGCFYVMTGFHGLHVLVGVLLILGVVWRSRRDGHYNESKHTGVEMAEIYWHFVDIIWIVLFALLYILTHL; encoded by the coding sequence ATGACCACAATTATTGATGCTTCAAAAAATGGCGGTAAACCTGTTGCCCATAGCGAAAGTCATGGGGAACATGAAGATTATCGCTTATTGGGCTTACTCATCTTTTTAGCCTCAGAATCCCTCATGTTTGGGGGCTTATTTGCCTCCTATTTAATCTATAGAGCCTCGACTACCACTTGGCCACCGGAAGGAACAGAAGTTGAGTTATTACTCCCCGCCATCAATACCATTATTCTGATCTCCAGTAGTTTTGTCATTCACCAAGGGGATAGCGCCATTAAGAAAAATAATGTGGGAGGGATGCGCTTTTGGTATGTCGCTACAGCCCTGATGGGAATTATCTTCTTGGGGGGACAGGTTTATGAATATTTGAATCTGGGTTATGGCCTGTCTACTAATGTTTTTTCCGGCTGTTTTTATGTGATGACGGGCTTTCATGGCCTCCATGTATTGGTGGGGGTTTTACTCATTTTGGGCGTGGTTTGGCGATCGCGCCGTGATGGACATTACAACGAGTCCAAACATACCGGAGTAGAGATGGCGGAGATTTACTGGCACTTCGTCGATATCATCTGGATTGTTTTATTCGCCCTGCTGTATATCCTCACCCACCTTTAA
- the ctaD gene encoding cytochrome c oxidase subunit I: MTQAELPLDTPPSQPTGHQHPEKWSWYHYFWYNTDHKVIGIQYLVTSFLFYLIGGVMALFMRAELSTPDVDLLSPELYNAFLTNHGTMMIFFWVVPAAIGGFGNYLIPLMIGAKDMAFPNLNAIAFWLNPPAGLLLIISLFFGGAQSGWTSYPPLSLITNNVGQSLWILAIVLVGSSSIMGSLNFLVTIFKMRTPGMSWDQLPLFCWAMVATSILALFSTPVLAAGLILLLFDINFGTGFFRPEMGGNVVVYQHLFWFYSHPAVYLMILPIFGIMSEVIPTHVRKPIFGYKAIAYSSLAICIVGLFVWVHHMFTSGTPPWMRMFFTISTLIVAVPTGVKIFSWVATLWGGKIRYTSPLLFGVGLLAMFVFGGLSGVTLGTAPFDLHVHDTYYVVAHFHYVLFGGSVFGIYAAIYHWFPKITGRMYNETLGRIHFVLTFIGANLTFLPMHELGLKGMPRRIAMYDPQFTTINQICTYGSMLLGFSVLPFIVNMVWSWMKGQPAGRNPWRALTLEWQTTSPPAIENFDEEPILWAGPYDYGIDTQSPAEETVEEMLEEVKAEVS; the protein is encoded by the coding sequence ATGACACAAGCAGAATTACCCTTAGATACACCACCTAGCCAGCCAACGGGTCATCAGCACCCGGAAAAATGGTCTTGGTATCATTATTTTTGGTACAACACCGATCATAAGGTGATTGGGATTCAATATCTGGTTACGTCGTTTCTGTTTTATTTGATTGGTGGGGTAATGGCGCTCTTTATGCGGGCGGAATTATCGACCCCAGATGTTGACCTACTTTCCCCGGAGTTGTATAACGCCTTTTTGACCAATCACGGAACAATGATGATCTTTTTCTGGGTTGTTCCGGCGGCTATTGGGGGGTTTGGGAATTATTTGATTCCCTTGATGATTGGGGCGAAGGATATGGCGTTCCCGAATTTGAATGCGATCGCCTTTTGGTTAAACCCCCCGGCCGGATTATTACTGATCATCAGCCTATTTTTCGGCGGCGCTCAATCGGGCTGGACTTCTTACCCCCCCTTGAGTTTAATCACCAATAATGTCGGTCAGTCCCTCTGGATTTTGGCCATTGTGTTGGTGGGGAGTTCCTCCATTATGGGGTCACTCAACTTTTTAGTGACCATCTTCAAAATGCGCACCCCCGGCATGAGTTGGGATCAACTGCCCCTATTTTGTTGGGCAATGGTGGCAACTTCCATTTTAGCCCTGTTTTCTACCCCGGTTTTAGCGGCGGGTTTAATCCTGCTGTTGTTTGATATTAACTTCGGGACAGGGTTCTTTCGCCCAGAAATGGGGGGAAATGTGGTGGTTTATCAGCACTTATTCTGGTTTTATTCCCACCCGGCCGTTTATTTGATGATTCTGCCCATTTTCGGCATCATGTCGGAAGTCATTCCTACCCATGTCCGTAAGCCGATTTTTGGTTATAAGGCGATCGCCTATTCCAGTCTCGCCATTTGTATTGTGGGGCTATTTGTCTGGGTTCACCATATGTTCACCAGTGGCACCCCCCCCTGGATGCGGATGTTTTTCACCATCTCAACCCTCATTGTCGCCGTCCCCACAGGGGTTAAAATCTTTAGCTGGGTTGCAACCCTCTGGGGTGGCAAAATCCGCTACACTTCCCCCTTACTCTTCGGGGTGGGTTTGTTGGCCATGTTTGTGTTTGGTGGACTGAGTGGAGTGACATTAGGCACTGCCCCCTTTGACCTCCACGTTCACGACACCTACTATGTCGTGGCGCATTTCCACTATGTCTTATTCGGCGGTTCCGTGTTTGGTATCTATGCGGCCATTTATCACTGGTTCCCCAAAATCACCGGGCGGATGTATAACGAAACCCTCGGTCGCATTCACTTTGTTTTAACCTTCATTGGGGCGAATTTAACCTTTTTACCCATGCACGAATTGGGCTTAAAAGGGATGCCTCGGCGGATTGCCATGTATGACCCCCAATTCACCACCATTAATCAAATTTGCACCTATGGTTCCATGTTATTGGGCTTTTCGGTGTTGCCGTTCATCGTGAATATGGTTTGGAGTTGGATGAAAGGTCAACCGGCCGGGCGCAATCCTTGGCGCGCTTTAACCTTGGAGTGGCAAACCACCTCCCCCCCGGCCATCGAAAACTTCGACGAAGAACCCATTCTCTGGGCTGGCCCCTATGACTATGGCATTGATACCCAAAGCCCAGCAGAGGAAACCGTCGAGGAAATGCTGGAAGAAGTGAAAGCAGAGGTCAGTTAA